A part of Homoserinibacter sp. YIM 151385 genomic DNA contains:
- a CDS encoding ABC transporter permease: MSLMTEPSTPHEHEPDRPDETKGESQGRLILKRFLQNRIAVVSIFVFIAILAFAVSAIGLGPIPGWWKYGYIALNPNVAGGAPTLSLVPEWLGGAGISFGEHPFGQNRIGVDYFAMTMRGIQNSIVVMIIIGGLGTVIGTVVGAIAGYYRGIVDAILMRVTDIFIVIPALVIGAIVGRATGGLGVWLLAFFLALFSWMGVARLVRAEFLSLREREFVEAARVAGASDLRIIFKHILPNAIGVIIVSATLLAAAAVLLETALSYLGYGIRTPDISLGRLISDNQSAFQTRPWLFWWPGSFIVLLALLVNFVGDGLRDAFDPRQKRFSIRRTKEQA; the protein is encoded by the coding sequence ATGAGCCTCATGACCGAGCCGTCGACCCCGCACGAGCACGAGCCCGACCGTCCCGACGAGACGAAGGGCGAGAGCCAGGGGCGGCTGATCCTCAAGCGCTTCCTCCAGAACCGCATCGCGGTCGTCTCGATCTTCGTCTTCATCGCGATCCTGGCCTTCGCCGTCTCCGCGATCGGCCTGGGGCCGATCCCCGGCTGGTGGAAGTACGGCTACATCGCCCTCAACCCCAACGTCGCGGGCGGCGCCCCGACGCTCTCGCTCGTCCCGGAGTGGCTCGGCGGCGCCGGGATCTCCTTCGGCGAGCACCCCTTCGGCCAGAACCGCATCGGCGTCGACTACTTCGCCATGACGATGCGCGGCATCCAGAACTCGATCGTCGTGATGATCATCATCGGCGGCCTCGGCACCGTGATCGGCACGGTCGTCGGCGCGATCGCCGGCTACTACCGCGGCATCGTCGACGCGATCCTCATGCGCGTCACCGACATCTTCATCGTCATCCCCGCCCTCGTCATCGGCGCGATCGTCGGTCGCGCGACGGGCGGCCTCGGCGTCTGGCTCCTGGCCTTCTTCCTCGCGCTGTTCTCGTGGATGGGCGTCGCCCGACTCGTGCGCGCCGAGTTCCTGAGCCTGCGGGAGCGGGAGTTCGTGGAGGCGGCGCGCGTGGCCGGGGCGAGCGATCTGCGCATCATCTTCAAGCACATCCTCCCGAACGCGATCGGCGTCATCATCGTGAGCGCGACGCTGCTCGCGGCGGCCGCGGTGCTGCTCGAGACCGCGCTGAGCTACCTCGGCTACGGCATCCGCACGCCCGACATCTCGCTCGGCCGGCTCATCTCGGACAACCAGTCGGCGTTCCAGACGCGGCCCTGGCTGTTCTGGTGGCCGGGCTCCTTCATCGTGCTCCTCGCGCTGCTCGTCAACTTCGTCGGCGACGGCCTCCGCGACGCCTTCGACCCGCGCCAGAAGCGCTTCTCGATCCGCCGCACGAAGGAGCAGGCGTGA
- a CDS encoding PH domain-containing protein yields MAPGTETFRSRFNHVLSCVIWAVCAAIAAVVVLTPGEHVPVVAALPLLGIAGATWILLWRPHVAVDDAAVTIANATHAVRIPWEAVIHVDTKYSLAVHVPGRRYTAIAAPAPGRMTGFAARRGEDVAAEPGDRVRPGDLASTDSGRAAQLVRGRWEALRDAGRIESGLADRTRTGRRPDLLAIAVLAGSLAAVLLPLALGRG; encoded by the coding sequence ATGGCGCCCGGCACCGAGACCTTCCGATCCCGCTTCAATCACGTGCTGTCGTGCGTCATCTGGGCCGTGTGCGCGGCCATCGCGGCGGTCGTCGTCCTCACGCCGGGCGAGCACGTGCCCGTCGTCGCGGCGCTGCCGCTGCTCGGCATCGCCGGCGCGACCTGGATCCTGCTGTGGCGTCCGCACGTGGCGGTCGACGACGCGGCCGTGACGATCGCGAACGCGACCCATGCCGTCCGCATCCCCTGGGAGGCGGTGATCCACGTCGACACGAAGTACTCGCTCGCGGTGCACGTGCCCGGCCGCCGCTACACGGCGATCGCCGCGCCCGCGCCCGGCCGCATGACGGGCTTCGCGGCCCGACGCGGCGAGGATGTCGCGGCGGAGCCCGGCGACCGGGTGCGTCCCGGCGACCTCGCCTCCACCGACTCCGGTCGGGCGGCGCAGCTGGTGCGCGGACGCTGGGAGGCGCTGCGCGATGCCGGCCGCATCGAGTCGGGGCTCGCCGACCGCACGCGGACGGGGCGCCGGCCCGACCTGCTGGCGATCGCGGTCCTCGCGGGCTCGCTCGCCGCCGTCCTCCTGCCGCTGGCCCTCGGCCGCGGCTGA